GATTCGAGTTTCAAGGGATCCGCGCGATGTCCGCCGTTGCCATGGGCACCGGCTTCCGTTCAGACCGGGGATGCCGTCGAGCTCAAATGTGGAAATCGAGGCCGACCATCCTCTGCTCAAGCTGCCGTTCCTGCTCCAGCAGGTCTCCCAGGGTGGTCTCGTCGAGGATTTGGGCCGTCGCGTCGCGGACCTTCTTCATCACGGCCCGGATCCCGCAGGTTCGCTCGTCGAGGCAGTCCCGGCATGGTGCGTACCCGGTATGGCTGACGCAGGAAACCATCGCGAGAGGGCCGTCAATCAACCGAATGATCCGACTGAGGGGAATCGTGCCCGGTGCCCGATTGAGGGTGTATCCCCCTCCCTTGCCCGGACGGCTGTGCAGGATCCCGGCTCCCTTGAGTTCCAAGAGTATGATTTCAAGGAATTTGCGCGGCAGCTTTTCTTTTTCGGCAATGTCTCGAATCAACACAGACTTGCCCTGACCGTGCTTCGCGAGGTGGAGCATGGCCCGAATCCCGTACTTGGCTTTTTGCGACAGCATCTGCGGAAATGCTAGGCGTCCGACCGCCAAAACGCAGCACCGAAACGCCATTCCGGAACTCACCCAGGGGCGCTGTCCGCTGCTTCCGCAGCGATGAGACGGTCGGCGATTTCTTGCAGATCGCCGGCCCCACTTCTTGTTGGGGCGATCCGAATCGCCGCCGAATCCTTGGTCAGCCAGACCGATGTTTGCACACGGCTTCCCGACCCCCAACGCGAGCGCCGGGCACGAAAGCACCGGGCGTGTGCTCCGATGAAACTTTCACCCGGATTCGGTGATCCATTGCCATGGCGACGCAGGAGCCTTCTGAAACGCCCGATTGGCTGGATGCGGTTGCGTCCCGCCGGCTGACCGGGGAAGCACTGGCGCGGTGGCGCCAGCGGACTGCCGGAGATCCCATGGCCCGGGCACGCCTGAACGAAGACCTCGCGTTGAACCAGGCGCTGGACGCGCTGCCGGCGGCCACGGTGTCCTCCAATTTTCTCGCCCGGATTGAAACCCGAATCGCCCGTGAGGAGAGCGGGGATCGGCACCGCCCACCTGCAGCCTGGCGTTGGTGGCGCTGGCGCCCGGCCGGGGCGTGGGGACTGGCCGCAGCGGTGGCCCTCGCCGCCGGCTGGACGTGGCGCCAGCAGGAGGTGGAACGTCGGGAGTTCGCCAGCCGCTTGGCCGCCCTGTCGGCAACGGTCGGTCTTCCCGGGGTGGAATCCCTCGACGATTTCGAGACCGTGAGGTGGTTGCAGGCGTCCGCCGCACCCGGAGATGTGGACCTGCTGGCCGTGCTCGATGCCGAACCCTGAAGCCCTGGACCATGAACCCCTGCCTGCTTGCGAGTTTGGTGCTGGCGTTGACGTTTGGAGGGGCCGTCCGGACGGCCGAGCCGCCGTCACGCACGGCGATCCGGCTCCCGGTTCCCCCGCCGCCGGTTCCGCCCGCGCGCAAGGCGCCCTCCGATCTCTTCCGAGAACTCCTGGCGGCCACGCCGGAAGAACGCGATGCCTTCCTTGCCGCGCGTTCCCCGGCGGCCCGCGACCTGATCCGCACCAAGCTTCAGGAGTTTGAGGCCCTGCCCCGGGAACAACGGGAGCGGCGTCTGCGCGTCGCCGAAATCGAATTTCACTTTGCCGCCCTGTTGCGGGCTCCCGCCGAGGGGCGCGCGCGGCTCCTGGCCGGGGTCCCCATCGAGTGGCGGGCTCTCTTTGAGGATCGCTTGCGCACCTGGGACGCCCTTCCGGAGGCGCGCCGTCAGGAACTGATCCCCGGCGGACGACCGACCTTGGAGCTCCTCACCCGGTTGCGCAGTGCCGATACCGCCACCCGGACCGGGGCCGCGACCGCCGCCATGCCGCCCCCGCTTCGGACTCGTGGCACCGCAGCAGGCCCAGCCACGGGTCCTGACGACCTTCAGCGGTTCCTGACACTCAACCGGTCCGAACGGACAAAGATCCTCAAGCGCATGACCCCGGGAGATCGGTCGCGGGCGGAACAGACCCTCGTCCAGCTGCAGCAGCTTCCGGAGCCTCAACGCGAGCAGGTGGTGCGGGGTCTCCGCCGATACCTGGAGATGGCGCCCGCGCAGCGGGAGGCCTTTCTCGTCAGCGCCGAACGATGGCAGCAGCTTTCGCCGTCGGAACGCGATGCCTGGCGTCGCACCGTGGGACGCGTGGCAGGGTCCGTGCCCCAGCCCATGCCGCCCGCTCGCGGCGTGACCGGCCAGATGTCAGAGGGCGCCGCGGGTCGCTGATCGTCCGGATTCTTTTCTCGTCAGTGAAATCGGGTTTCGATCCAATGCCCACCCACCGCATCGTCATGACCTCGCTCGCCAAATTCCCCCGCGGTGCCGCCCTGTGGGCGGCCCTGTTCCTCGCCGGACCCCTTTCGGCCGCGCCGATTCCCTCCGAATACCGCATCGGGGGATTCGCCGTGGGATGCCAGGCGTACACGTTCAACCGATTCACCGCCTTCGAGGCCATCGAGAAGACCGAGGCGGCGGGCGGGAAGGTCATCGAGTTCTACCCCGGACAGCCACTGAGCCCGGACGACCGCGGAGTCAAGGTGGGCCATGACATGGACCCGGCCGCCCTTCAACAACTCAAGGACAAGCTTCAGAAACACGGCATCAGGGCGGTCAACTACGGTGTGGTGGGCATCCCCCGGGATGAAGCCGGCGCCCGGAAGGTGTTCGACTTCGCGAAGGCGCTGGGGTTGTACGCGATCACGACGGAATCCACCGATGCCATGGACACGTTTGAACCGCTCGTCCGCGAATACGACATCCGCGTGGCGTTCCACAACCATGCCCGTCAACCGAACAATCCGTCCTACACGCTGTGGGATCCCCAATGGGTGATGGATCTGGTGAAGAACCGGGATCCAAGGATTGGCGCCTGTGCGGACATCGGACACTGGCAGACCAGCGGAATTCCGGCGGTGGACGGGCTCCGGATCCTGTCCGGACGGGTGGTGTCCCTGCACGCCAAGGAGCGCCTGAAGCTGGGTCCCGGCCAGCACGACGTCCCCTTCGGCACGGGGGGCACCGACATGGCGGCGGTCCTGTCCGAACTGCGGCACCAGAACTTCGAGGGCAACATCAGCATCGAGTACGAGTTCAACTGGGACCACTCCGTGCCCGACGTCGCACAGTGCGTCGGCTTTGTCCGGGGCTGGAGTGCGGCAAACCCGGTCGAGTGATCGGTGGGCGGTGGGCGGTGATGACGATTGGCCACGGT
Above is a window of Verrucomicrobiia bacterium DNA encoding:
- a CDS encoding Rrf2 family transcriptional regulator produces the protein MLSQKAKYGIRAMLHLAKHGQGKSVLIRDIAEKEKLPRKFLEIILLELKGAGILHSRPGKGGGYTLNRAPGTIPLSRIIRLIDGPLAMVSCVSHTGYAPCRDCLDERTCGIRAVMKKVRDATAQILDETTLGDLLEQERQLEQRMVGLDFHI
- a CDS encoding sugar phosphate isomerase/epimerase → MTSLAKFPRGAALWAALFLAGPLSAAPIPSEYRIGGFAVGCQAYTFNRFTAFEAIEKTEAAGGKVIEFYPGQPLSPDDRGVKVGHDMDPAALQQLKDKLQKHGIRAVNYGVVGIPRDEAGARKVFDFAKALGLYAITTESTDAMDTFEPLVREYDIRVAFHNHARQPNNPSYTLWDPQWVMDLVKNRDPRIGACADIGHWQTSGIPAVDGLRILSGRVVSLHAKERLKLGPGQHDVPFGTGGTDMAAVLSELRHQNFEGNISIEYEFNWDHSVPDVAQCVGFVRGWSAANPVE
- a CDS encoding DUF3106 domain-containing protein codes for the protein MNPCLLASLVLALTFGGAVRTAEPPSRTAIRLPVPPPPVPPARKAPSDLFRELLAATPEERDAFLAARSPAARDLIRTKLQEFEALPREQRERRLRVAEIEFHFAALLRAPAEGRARLLAGVPIEWRALFEDRLRTWDALPEARRQELIPGGRPTLELLTRLRSADTATRTGAATAAMPPPLRTRGTAAGPATGPDDLQRFLTLNRSERTKILKRMTPGDRSRAEQTLVQLQQLPEPQREQVVRGLRRYLEMAPAQREAFLVSAERWQQLSPSERDAWRRTVGRVAGSVPQPMPPARGVTGQMSEGAAGR